One genomic segment of Hydrocarboniclastica marina includes these proteins:
- the urtE gene encoding urea ABC transporter ATP-binding subunit UrtE, which translates to MLKVEHLNLFYGASQALHQVELEARPGEVTCILGRNGVGKTSLLKALAGHHPVQGKIIWEDREITRLKPDERARRGMAYVPQGRDIFGQLTVAENLQIGFSVLPRSQRRIPAEIYDLFPVLKQMLRRRGGDLSGGQQQQLAIARALVTRPRVLMLDEPTEGIQPSIIRDIQNVIALLRDRGEMAIILVEQYFDFARELADRFLVLDRGHVVMAGDGKTMDAGEVQKHLTV; encoded by the coding sequence ATGTTAAAGGTAGAGCATCTCAATCTTTTTTACGGAGCCAGCCAGGCCCTGCATCAGGTGGAGCTTGAAGCCAGACCCGGTGAGGTCACCTGTATTCTCGGCCGTAACGGGGTAGGCAAGACTTCACTCCTGAAGGCCCTCGCAGGCCATCATCCCGTCCAGGGCAAGATTATCTGGGAAGACCGGGAAATAACCCGGCTCAAGCCCGACGAACGCGCCCGCCGGGGCATGGCCTATGTGCCCCAGGGCCGGGACATATTCGGCCAGCTGACCGTTGCGGAGAACCTGCAGATCGGCTTTTCGGTCCTGCCTCGCTCCCAGCGTCGTATCCCTGCCGAGATCTATGATCTGTTTCCGGTACTGAAACAGATGCTGCGCCGTCGCGGTGGCGACTTGTCGGGCGGGCAGCAACAACAGCTGGCGATCGCCCGCGCGCTGGTCACCCGGCCACGTGTCTTGATGCTCGACGAGCCGACGGAAGGCATTCAGCCGTCGATCATCAGGGATATCCAGAATGTCATAGCGCTGCTCCGGGATCGCGGCGAAATGGCGATAATCCTGGTCGAGCAGTACTTCGATTTCGCCCGGGAACTTGCAGACCGGTTTCTGGTATTGGACCGCGGACACGTCGTCATGGCCGGCGATGGCAAAACCATGGATGCGGGTGAAGTGCAGAAACACCTGACAGTCTGA
- a CDS encoding DUF4136 domain-containing protein translates to MRQMSGSIVMMALVALALTLSGCATNVVTDYDSQAPFASYESFAYEPGQTDRVQSLDDARVRSAVDEAMAEEGYEKTTPDKADLWVRFYFETKTKYESRGFTYGLGLFNSPFGVGLSSRPEARPVQQQQLFVELVDTQSKQVVWQGSAREYLTENMGPQLRSDTIRDLVANMFQQYPPGSAQ, encoded by the coding sequence ATGAGGCAGATGTCCGGCAGTATTGTAATGATGGCGCTTGTCGCGCTGGCGCTTACGTTGAGCGGATGCGCAACGAATGTTGTGACCGATTACGACAGCCAGGCGCCCTTCGCCAGTTATGAAAGCTTCGCCTATGAGCCCGGCCAGACCGATCGTGTCCAGTCGCTGGATGACGCCCGGGTACGTAGCGCCGTGGATGAGGCGATGGCCGAAGAAGGCTATGAGAAGACAACGCCCGATAAGGCCGATCTGTGGGTGAGGTTCTACTTCGAGACCAAGACCAAATACGAGTCCCGCGGGTTCACGTATGGGCTGGGGCTCTTCAACAGCCCGTTCGGCGTGGGGCTGTCCTCCCGGCCCGAAGCGAGGCCGGTCCAGCAGCAACAGCTGTTCGTCGAGTTGGTGGATACGCAGAGTAAGCAGGTCGTTTGGCAGGGAAGTGCGCGCGAGTACCTCACGGAGAACATGGGGCCACAACTGCGCTCAGATACGATTCGGGATCTGGTTGCCAATATGTTCCAGCAGTATCCTCCCGGTAGCGCCCAATAA
- a CDS encoding OmpA family protein has product MKKALPMSFGPARLSTLALSAALITGCMTYDPYSGEERVSRSTSGAIIGAVGGAAIGAISNDSDRGMGALVGAAAGGAAGGGIGYYMDRQEAQLRNRLEGTGVRVQRNGDQINLIMPGDITFDSNEASVRGDFVDVLGSVALVLEEFSKTAIRIEGHTDSTGSDAYNQQLSERRATAVRDILLREGIQISRTSVHGYGESQPIASNDTPSGRQANRRVTLNLIPLTAN; this is encoded by the coding sequence ATGAAGAAAGCTTTACCGATGTCCTTTGGTCCGGCACGTCTGTCGACACTGGCGTTATCCGCTGCGTTAATCACAGGATGCATGACTTACGACCCGTACAGCGGCGAAGAGCGCGTTTCCCGTTCTACCTCCGGTGCGATTATCGGCGCAGTTGGCGGTGCCGCCATAGGTGCGATATCAAACGACAGCGATCGCGGAATGGGCGCGCTGGTTGGGGCAGCAGCCGGGGGAGCGGCAGGCGGTGGCATAGGCTATTACATGGACCGGCAGGAGGCTCAGTTGCGTAACCGCCTGGAGGGGACCGGGGTACGCGTTCAGCGTAACGGAGACCAGATCAATCTGATCATGCCGGGAGACATCACTTTTGATTCCAACGAGGCCAGCGTTCGCGGCGATTTCGTCGACGTTCTGGGATCAGTTGCCTTAGTGCTTGAAGAGTTCAGTAAGACGGCAATCCGCATCGAGGGCCATACGGACAGTACTGGGTCGGACGCCTATAATCAGCAGCTATCGGAGCGAAGGGCCACCGCTGTTCGCGATATTCTACTCCGAGAAGGCATTCAGATATCCCGTACATCGGTCCATGGTTACGGCGAAAGTCAGCCAATTGCCAGCAATGACACGCCTTCCGGTCGCCAGGCAAACCGCCGGGTTACACTCAACCTGATTCCGCTTACAGCAAACTAG
- a CDS encoding macro domain-containing protein translates to MTPIHVAVRNGITIELKLGDITHQDDIQAVVNAANRELMSGGGVAGAIHSSAGPELAEACKPLAPIRPGEAVITPAFDLPNDSVIHCLGPVYGQDTPSPDLLALCYKAALSVAETNEVKSVAFPAISTGAFGYPLDEAAEVALGAVLGVADDLVHVKLIRFVLRDDAARDIHGQVLSRLAEQGFATSLGEGQD, encoded by the coding sequence ATGACCCCCATCCACGTTGCCGTGCGTAACGGCATTACAATCGAGCTGAAGCTGGGTGATATTACCCATCAGGATGATATACAGGCCGTGGTCAATGCAGCCAACCGTGAGCTCATGAGCGGTGGCGGCGTCGCCGGTGCCATCCACAGCAGTGCCGGCCCCGAGCTCGCTGAAGCCTGCAAGCCACTCGCCCCGATTAGACCGGGCGAAGCGGTCATAACGCCTGCATTTGACCTGCCCAACGACTCTGTAATTCACTGCCTTGGGCCGGTTTACGGCCAGGATACGCCGTCGCCGGATTTGCTGGCTTTGTGCTACAAGGCCGCGTTGTCCGTGGCTGAGACCAACGAGGTGAAATCCGTCGCTTTCCCGGCAATCTCAACCGGCGCCTTTGGTTATCCGCTCGACGAGGCAGCGGAAGTAGCTTTGGGGGCAGTGCTTGGTGTAGCCGATGATCTCGTGCATGTGAAGCTGATCCGCTTCGTGCTTCGGGATGACGCAGCGCGGGATATCCACGGCCAGGTCCTTTCGCGGTTGGCCGAGCAGGGTTTTGCGACATCGCTGGGAGAAGGGCAGGATTGA
- the mtgA gene encoding monofunctional biosynthetic peptidoglycan transglycosylase, whose protein sequence is MPAAAARKRSFASRLWRKLCLLAAFVVLAVLALILLLRFVNPPTSAFMLGHQLSTSSSPLRHQWVEFESMSPWLPLAVMASEDQKFPHHWGFDIGSIGTALRNYSQGGRLRGASTISQQTTKNLFLWSGQSLARKGIEAALTAPLELLWTKRRIMEVYLNIAEFGEGIYGVEAASRHFFGVPASAITAKQAALLAAVLPSPKRFRVDAPSPYIQDRVSWIRRQMAQLGGPGIVRVLD, encoded by the coding sequence ATGCCTGCCGCTGCCGCCCGCAAGCGCTCCTTCGCCAGCCGACTGTGGCGCAAACTCTGCCTGTTGGCAGCCTTTGTTGTTCTGGCAGTGCTGGCTCTGATCCTCCTGCTGCGCTTTGTCAATCCGCCAACATCCGCCTTCATGCTAGGGCACCAGCTAAGCACCTCTTCCAGTCCGCTACGGCATCAATGGGTGGAGTTTGAATCGATGTCTCCCTGGCTGCCGCTGGCGGTCATGGCCAGCGAAGACCAGAAGTTCCCACACCACTGGGGTTTTGACATAGGTTCTATCGGTACGGCCCTTCGCAATTATAGCCAGGGCGGTCGGCTTCGAGGCGCGAGCACGATTTCACAGCAGACCACTAAAAACCTCTTTCTGTGGTCGGGTCAGTCGCTGGCGAGAAAAGGCATTGAGGCCGCGCTCACCGCTCCCCTCGAGCTGCTATGGACAAAGCGGCGCATCATGGAGGTGTATCTCAATATCGCGGAATTCGGGGAGGGTATTTACGGTGTCGAGGCAGCAAGCCGTCACTTTTTCGGGGTGCCCGCAAGCGCCATCACTGCAAAGCAGGCAGCGTTACTCGCAGCGGTCCTGCCTAGCCCCAAGCGTTTCCGGGTCGACGCGCCCTCCCCTTATATTCAGGATCGTGTTTCCTGGATTCGCCGACAAATGGCCCAACTCGGTGGCCCGGGTATCGTGCGCGTACTGGACTGA
- the serA gene encoding phosphoglycerate dehydrogenase: MAKTSLDKSKIKILLLEGVHQSAVDTLNAAGYTNIEYLKHSLNEDELIAKIGDVHFIGIRSRTQLTEAVFAAADKLVAVGCFCIGTNQVDLEAATRRGIAVFNAPYSNTRSVAELVLAEAILLSRGIPEKNAAAHRGGWMKHAKNSYEVRGKKLGIVGYGSIGTQLSVLAEALGMEVYFCDVVSKLPLGNAVQIPSLDELLGLCDIVSLHVPETLSTRNMIRAEQLDKMKNGSILINASRGSVVDIDALAETLRSGKLLGAAIDVFPVEPKSNDEEFVSPLREFDNVILTPHIGGSTVEAQQNIGIEVGEKLATYSDNGTSVSSVNFPEVALPSHPGQHRLLHIHENVPGVMSEINTVFSDNGINICGQYLRTNETIGYVVVDVNKDYSELALEKLRSVKGTVRCRVLF, from the coding sequence ATGGCTAAAACGTCACTCGACAAAAGCAAAATCAAGATCCTGCTGCTGGAAGGCGTACATCAGTCGGCTGTCGATACACTCAATGCTGCGGGTTACACCAACATCGAGTATCTCAAGCACTCACTCAACGAAGATGAGCTGATTGCGAAAATTGGCGATGTGCACTTCATAGGTATCCGCTCGCGCACCCAACTGACCGAAGCGGTGTTCGCCGCAGCGGACAAGCTGGTTGCGGTGGGCTGTTTCTGCATCGGTACCAACCAGGTTGATCTGGAGGCCGCAACGCGCCGCGGCATTGCCGTGTTCAATGCGCCTTACTCCAATACGCGCAGCGTTGCCGAACTGGTGCTGGCTGAGGCAATACTCCTGTCCCGCGGCATTCCTGAAAAAAATGCCGCCGCTCACCGCGGCGGATGGATGAAGCACGCCAAGAACAGCTACGAAGTCCGGGGCAAGAAACTGGGTATCGTCGGATATGGAAGCATTGGTACCCAGCTGAGCGTTCTGGCCGAAGCTCTGGGGATGGAAGTTTATTTCTGTGATGTGGTTTCCAAGCTTCCTTTGGGCAATGCCGTCCAGATACCGTCCCTGGACGAGCTTCTGGGACTGTGCGATATCGTCAGCCTGCATGTGCCGGAGACCCTGTCCACACGCAATATGATCCGGGCTGAACAGCTGGACAAGATGAAAAATGGCAGCATCTTGATAAACGCTTCCCGCGGCAGCGTCGTAGATATCGATGCGCTCGCCGAGACCCTTCGCAGCGGCAAGCTCTTGGGCGCCGCGATTGATGTGTTTCCGGTGGAGCCGAAATCCAACGACGAGGAGTTTGTGTCGCCCCTTCGAGAGTTCGACAATGTGATTCTCACGCCCCATATCGGCGGTAGCACTGTCGAAGCACAGCAGAACATCGGCATTGAGGTGGGCGAGAAGCTGGCGACCTACAGTGACAATGGTACTTCGGTATCGTCAGTCAATTTCCCGGAAGTGGCCCTGCCGTCGCATCCCGGACAGCATCGCCTCCTGCATATCCATGAAAACGTTCCCGGTGTCATGTCAGAAATCAACACGGTCTTTTCAGACAATGGCATCAATATTTGCGGCCAGTACCTCCGCACGAATGAGACGATCGGATACGTGGTCGTGGATGTGAACAAGGACTACAGCGAACTGGCCCTTGAGAAACTTCGATCAGTCAAAGGAACCGTTCGCTGCCGCGTTTTGTTCTGA
- a CDS encoding FAD-binding oxidoreductase, producing MNDASSDLIDRLRAAVPEARVLTEPDDLQTYGKDWTRQFEPRPLAIILPRDTGQVQAIVNFANENKVALVPSGGRTGLSAGAVAANGELVVAFDLMNNISDFSASDRTVKCQAGVITEQLQQFAADQGLYYPVDFASAGSSQLGGNLSTNAGGIKVIRYGMSRDWVAGLTVVTGKGEILELNRDLVKNNTGYDLRHLFIGAEGTLGFITEATMRLTRPPENLQVLVLGLADLTNTMDVLQAYQQKLDLTAYEFFSHQAMGHVLAHGDTPAPFETEAPYYALLEFEATSEAVMETAMALFEECVEKGWVLDGVVSQNETQARKLWQLRERISESIAPRTPYKNDISVVVSRVPLFLSEIDAVVREHYPDFEIIWFGHIGDGNLHLNILKPETMDKTEFFSRCATVNQWVFDIVARHGGSISAEHGVGMTKKPYLRFTRSETEISYLRAIKQVFDPNGIINPGKLFDPE from the coding sequence ATGAATGACGCATCTTCTGATCTGATCGACCGACTCCGCGCCGCTGTGCCTGAAGCCCGTGTTTTGACCGAGCCCGACGACTTGCAGACCTACGGCAAGGACTGGACGCGCCAGTTTGAGCCGAGACCGCTGGCTATCATTCTTCCGCGTGATACAGGCCAGGTACAGGCCATCGTCAATTTTGCCAACGAAAACAAAGTCGCGCTGGTACCTTCGGGCGGCCGTACAGGCCTGAGTGCGGGTGCCGTCGCCGCGAATGGCGAATTGGTGGTGGCGTTTGATCTGATGAACAACATCAGCGACTTCAGCGCCAGCGATCGTACCGTGAAGTGCCAGGCAGGGGTGATTACCGAACAGTTGCAGCAGTTTGCGGCGGACCAGGGGCTCTACTACCCGGTGGACTTCGCCTCAGCAGGGTCGAGCCAGCTGGGGGGCAACCTGTCGACCAACGCCGGGGGTATCAAGGTCATCCGATACGGGATGAGTCGCGATTGGGTGGCCGGGCTCACTGTAGTGACGGGTAAAGGCGAGATTCTTGAGCTTAATCGTGACCTGGTGAAAAACAACACCGGCTACGACCTCCGCCATCTGTTCATTGGTGCAGAGGGGACCCTGGGGTTTATTACTGAAGCGACCATGCGCCTGACCCGGCCACCGGAGAACCTGCAAGTGCTGGTGTTGGGGCTGGCGGACCTGACCAATACCATGGACGTGCTGCAGGCTTACCAGCAAAAGCTGGACCTGACAGCCTACGAATTCTTCTCGCACCAGGCTATGGGCCATGTGCTGGCGCATGGCGATACCCCTGCGCCTTTTGAAACCGAGGCACCGTACTATGCTTTGCTGGAGTTTGAGGCTACGTCGGAGGCTGTCATGGAGACGGCAATGGCGCTCTTTGAGGAGTGCGTTGAGAAAGGCTGGGTGCTGGATGGCGTAGTCAGCCAGAACGAGACCCAGGCCCGCAAACTGTGGCAGTTGCGCGAGCGGATCTCCGAATCGATCGCCCCCCGGACGCCATACAAGAACGACATTTCAGTCGTCGTATCCAGGGTACCCCTGTTCCTGTCGGAGATAGACGCAGTGGTACGGGAACACTACCCCGATTTCGAAATCATCTGGTTTGGCCACATCGGTGACGGCAACCTGCACCTTAATATCCTCAAGCCAGAAACCATGGACAAAACGGAATTTTTCAGCCGCTGCGCCACGGTGAACCAATGGGTTTTTGATATCGTGGCGCGTCATGGCGGCAGTATCTCCGCCGAACATGGCGTCGGCATGACCAAAAAACCCTATCTGCGATTCACGCGCAGTGAGACTGAAATCAGTTACCTGCGTGCGATCAAGCAGGTATTCGACCCCAACGGCATTATCAACCCGGGCAAGCTTTTCGACCCTGAATAA
- a CDS encoding DUF4398 domain-containing protein has translation MKPHFYKGRVFLVLGLSALMAACAGPGPRPEGEMQSARSAIEAAEADNAREYEPVMLKRAQDKLAEAEELLEDRENREAKRKLDEAKVDAELASARTETEQARVAVEELNRNIEAMRERINGEQAGGQQ, from the coding sequence ATGAAGCCGCATTTTTACAAAGGACGTGTTTTCCTGGTCCTGGGGCTGTCCGCGCTAATGGCAGCCTGTGCCGGGCCTGGCCCCCGACCGGAAGGGGAAATGCAATCGGCCCGCAGCGCAATCGAGGCGGCCGAAGCTGACAACGCGCGCGAATACGAGCCGGTCATGCTGAAACGGGCCCAGGACAAACTGGCCGAAGCCGAAGAGTTGCTGGAGGACCGGGAGAATCGGGAAGCCAAGCGCAAACTCGACGAAGCTAAAGTTGACGCCGAACTTGCCAGTGCACGGACCGAAACAGAACAGGCGCGTGTCGCCGTGGAAGAACTGAACCGTAATATCGAGGCCATGCGTGAGCGGATCAATGGCGAACAGGCAGGAGGTCAACAATGA
- a CDS encoding peptidylprolyl isomerase — protein MSTQREPVMARASARHILVKDKAQCENLKKEIEGGRDFAAVAREHSTCPSGKQGGDLGEFGRGQMVPEFDQVVFSGDLNTVHGPVQTQFGYHLLEVTSRKD, from the coding sequence ATTTCAACCCAAAGGGAGCCCGTTATGGCCCGTGCAAGCGCAAGACATATCCTGGTCAAAGACAAGGCACAGTGTGAAAACCTGAAGAAAGAAATCGAAGGCGGTCGTGATTTCGCCGCTGTGGCGCGTGAGCATTCTACTTGCCCATCGGGTAAGCAGGGCGGCGACCTTGGCGAATTTGGCCGCGGCCAGATGGTGCCTGAGTTCGATCAGGTCGTCTTCAGCGGTGACCTGAATACGGTCCATGGACCGGTTCAGACCCAGTTCGGTTATCACTTACTGGAAGTGACCAGTCGCAAGGACTGA
- a CDS encoding DMT family transporter, producing MHTVYLALAIVAEVIATSALKSTHEFTRFWPSLLVICGYVAAFYFLTLALRVFPVGVAYAVWSGMGIVLITAVGWVFYNQRLDSPALLGIGFIITGVLLINLFSKASAG from the coding sequence ATGCACACTGTTTATCTCGCGCTTGCGATAGTTGCCGAAGTCATCGCTACTTCAGCCTTGAAATCGACCCACGAGTTCACGCGTTTCTGGCCGAGTCTTCTGGTTATTTGCGGCTATGTGGCGGCGTTTTATTTCCTGACTTTGGCTCTGCGGGTGTTTCCTGTGGGCGTGGCTTACGCGGTCTGGTCGGGGATGGGCATCGTACTGATTACAGCGGTAGGCTGGGTCTTTTACAACCAGCGACTGGATTCGCCCGCCCTGTTAGGCATCGGCTTCATTATTACGGGTGTCCTTCTGATCAATCTTTTCTCAAAAGCAAGCGCCGGCTGA
- a CDS encoding alpha/beta hydrolase, producing the protein MIKDRPSVYWRFPSSRIPRPAWSRDALANRLPPFLPVPQPVTDPELQAYCQFYGLDLEHRFAGVEHRLGVLASGGFRIAVHEYLQPGHGGTVFVLHGYFDHAGLYARLFADLLGRGFNIVCYDLPGHGLSSGEAAAIRDFADYQQVLASVLDAGRGHLPGPWHAIGQSTGGAVLIDFLLSGGFDRHSSPFKEVVLLAPLVRPMGWSAARVLHALLRPFRSTWKRAFTRNSGNQRFLQFLKDEDPLQSRVLSVTWVSALKAWIPWVEQAAPIAMDVTVIQGQRDKTVDWPYNLGVIRDKFPGSRVCILPEGHHHLVNEKQPLLDELFGLIADALAGDSLPGNAEARTRTTPIGETE; encoded by the coding sequence ATGATAAAGGACAGGCCCAGCGTGTATTGGCGCTTCCCCAGCTCTAGAATTCCTCGTCCGGCCTGGAGTCGGGACGCCCTGGCGAATCGCCTGCCACCTTTTCTACCGGTACCCCAGCCGGTCACCGATCCCGAACTTCAAGCATACTGCCAGTTCTACGGCCTGGACCTGGAGCACCGGTTCGCCGGTGTTGAGCACCGGCTTGGGGTTCTGGCGAGCGGTGGGTTCCGTATAGCTGTGCACGAATACCTGCAGCCCGGCCATGGCGGCACTGTATTTGTACTGCACGGTTACTTTGACCACGCGGGCCTGTACGCCCGGCTCTTTGCAGATTTGCTCGGCCGCGGGTTCAACATCGTCTGCTACGATCTGCCAGGGCACGGACTGTCCAGTGGCGAAGCTGCCGCCATTCGCGATTTCGCCGATTACCAGCAGGTCCTTGCCAGCGTGCTCGATGCCGGTCGAGGGCATCTTCCCGGCCCTTGGCACGCCATCGGCCAGAGTACCGGTGGGGCAGTGCTTATTGATTTCCTGCTGAGCGGCGGCTTTGACCGACACTCTTCGCCTTTCAAGGAAGTTGTTCTTTTAGCGCCGCTGGTGCGGCCCATGGGATGGTCGGCAGCGCGGGTTCTCCATGCGTTGTTACGTCCGTTCCGTTCGACCTGGAAGAGGGCCTTTACCAGGAACAGCGGCAACCAGCGTTTTCTTCAGTTTCTGAAAGACGAAGACCCGCTGCAATCCCGGGTCCTGAGCGTTACCTGGGTCTCGGCGCTGAAGGCATGGATACCCTGGGTGGAGCAGGCCGCACCGATCGCTATGGACGTGACGGTTATCCAGGGACAGCGGGATAAAACCGTGGACTGGCCCTATAATCTTGGCGTAATACGCGATAAGTTTCCCGGTAGCCGAGTGTGTATTCTGCCAGAAGGGCACCACCATCTGGTTAATGAGAAGCAGCCTTTGCTTGATGAACTGTTCGGATTGATAGCTGACGCCCTGGCAGGCGACTCCCTGCCCGGAAATGCGGAGGCCCGGACACGCACAACACCAATTGGAGAAACAGAATGA
- a CDS encoding OmpA family protein — protein MRTRILPLSAAIGVSVLLTACASAPPENELVTEAREIYQSIENDPNVARTGATPLREAKNHLERAQEMLEEGEEDRLVEHEAYLARGYAQIAETRGERNKIQQEIESAKNRRDELRLEMRSAEARQAQSRAQRAMSEAERAQNEAKLAQQEAEELRKQMQELKELQAQQTDRGMVLTLGDVLFDLNQAELQGTGITAVEKLAEFMKEYEDRRVKVEGYTDSTGSEAYNQQLSERRAQAVKDVLMNNGVASDRVEVQGYGEAYPVASNDDPSGRQRNRRVEIVISDENGNIESR, from the coding sequence ATGAGAACTCGTATACTTCCCTTAAGTGCCGCAATCGGGGTCTCTGTTTTGCTGACTGCCTGTGCCAGTGCACCGCCCGAGAACGAACTGGTCACCGAAGCTCGCGAAATTTATCAATCTATAGAGAATGACCCGAATGTCGCCCGCACTGGCGCGACACCTCTGCGTGAAGCAAAGAATCATCTTGAGCGGGCCCAGGAAATGCTCGAGGAAGGTGAGGAAGACAGGCTCGTGGAGCATGAAGCCTACCTCGCCCGCGGGTATGCTCAAATCGCAGAGACGCGGGGCGAACGCAACAAGATCCAGCAAGAGATCGAGAGCGCCAAAAACCGCCGGGACGAGCTGAGGCTGGAGATGCGTTCAGCGGAAGCCCGTCAAGCTCAGTCTCGCGCTCAACGTGCGATGAGCGAGGCGGAGCGCGCCCAGAACGAAGCAAAGCTGGCCCAGCAGGAAGCGGAGGAACTGCGCAAACAGATGCAGGAACTCAAAGAACTGCAGGCTCAACAAACCGATCGTGGCATGGTGCTCACGCTGGGCGACGTTCTGTTCGACCTGAACCAGGCCGAACTGCAGGGCACCGGCATCACTGCTGTAGAGAAACTGGCGGAATTCATGAAGGAATATGAGGACCGCCGGGTGAAAGTCGAAGGCTACACGGACAGCACCGGGTCTGAAGCTTACAACCAGCAGCTGTCAGAGCGCCGGGCCCAGGCCGTCAAGGATGTACTGATGAACAACGGGGTTGCCTCAGACCGGGTTGAGGTTCAGGGCTATGGCGAAGCCTACCCTGTTGCCAGCAACGATGATCCGTCCGGCCGGCAACGTAACCGCCGGGTAGAGATCGTAATTTCTGACGAGAACGGAAACATCGAGTCCCGCTAA
- a CDS encoding GIY-YIG nuclease family protein: protein MSKGSDSAGLRPWHLYMIRCRQGQLYTGITTDVERRLREHSGGPRGARFLRGRGPLILAYQASVGDRRDALRAEYRVKQLSRVQKEALIQGRLDLRALLD, encoded by the coding sequence TTGAGCAAAGGGTCAGACTCCGCGGGACTACGCCCGTGGCATCTCTATATGATCCGCTGTCGGCAGGGGCAGCTCTACACTGGGATCACCACCGACGTTGAGCGCCGCCTGCGGGAGCACAGCGGTGGCCCCCGAGGAGCCCGTTTTCTCCGCGGCAGAGGGCCGTTGATTCTTGCTTACCAAGCTAGCGTCGGAGATCGTCGCGACGCATTACGGGCCGAGTATCGGGTCAAGCAGCTGTCCCGGGTTCAGAAGGAGGCTCTGATCCAAGGCCGGCTCGATCTCCGCGCCCTGCTCGACTGA
- the urtD gene encoding urea ABC transporter ATP-binding protein UrtD: MPRHIEQKALLYVDGVNVSFDGFKALNNLSLIMKPGEMQAIIGPNGAGKTTMMDVITGKIRPDSGTVLFRDDIDLTRYDEAAIAKLGIGRKFQKPSVIESLTIFENLELALSGQRGVFQSLFFKLTADQAGRIDEIMALVKLEDRRDTLAGSLSHGQKQWLEIGMLLIQDPDVLLIDEPAAGMTDAETARTAELFRDLAKKYSLVVVEHDMEFIEALDCRVTVLHEGSVLAEGSLAQVKANQKVVEVYLGR, from the coding sequence ATGCCAAGGCATATTGAACAGAAGGCTCTCCTTTATGTTGACGGGGTTAATGTCAGCTTTGACGGTTTCAAGGCACTGAACAACCTTTCCCTGATCATGAAGCCGGGCGAAATGCAGGCGATCATCGGGCCCAACGGCGCGGGAAAAACCACAATGATGGATGTCATCACCGGGAAAATCCGTCCCGATAGCGGCACGGTGCTCTTTCGCGACGACATCGACCTGACCCGGTACGACGAAGCCGCGATTGCCAAACTTGGCATAGGTCGAAAGTTCCAGAAACCGAGTGTGATCGAGTCTCTGACTATTTTTGAGAACCTGGAGCTGGCACTCAGCGGTCAGCGGGGGGTCTTCCAGTCGCTTTTCTTCAAACTGACGGCTGATCAAGCCGGACGTATCGACGAAATAATGGCCCTGGTCAAGCTGGAGGATCGTAGGGATACACTCGCGGGCAGCTTATCCCATGGGCAGAAACAGTGGCTGGAAATCGGCATGCTGCTGATCCAGGATCCGGACGTCCTGTTGATCGACGAGCCGGCAGCAGGAATGACTGACGCCGAGACCGCCCGGACAGCAGAACTGTTCCGGGATCTGGCCAAAAAGTATTCGTTGGTCGTGGTGGAGCATGACATGGAATTTATCGAAGCGTTGGACTGTCGTGTGACGGTATTGCACGAAGGTAGTGTTCTGGCCGAGGGGAGCCTGGCGCAGGTCAAGGCCAATCAGAAAGTCGTCGAAGTTTATCTGGGGCGCTGA